AAAACGGAAACGTCCACACCGTTTACATATACCTTTTCTTTAGGCTCATTAGCAGTTTTTACAGGGAACTCAATTTCAGGATAATGTATTTCAGGAGGATTAAAATCAATTTCTTCACCCGATTCAATGTCAATAATTGGTTCAGTGTTTTCTTCTTCCTCTTCCACAATGCTGCCTAAGTCAGTTTCTTCTGTAGCCGGTTTAATTCTGATAGGATCACCGTCAAATTGCGGGTCGGCAAACAGGTCGGTTGCATTTCTGAAATCCAGAATAGTAAAATACAGTTTATCATATTCTTCATTGATACGTGTTCCTCTGCCAATAATCTGCTTGAACTTGGTCATTGAATGTATGTTGCTATCCAATACAATCACTTTACAGGTTTGAGCATCCACCCCTGTGGTCATCAATTCAGAAGTAGTTGCAATAACAGGGTATTTTTCTTCGGGATTGATGAAGTTGTCTAATTCCCGTTTGCCTTCGTCATTGTCGCCTGTAATCTGCATGACGTATTTATAATTCCCGGCAACCAAATCCGGATTGTGTCGGGCTATTGCAGTCCGCATTCGTTCAGCGTGGTCAATGTCCACACAAAACACAATGGTTTTAGCGAAGCGGTCGTAACCCTTTAAAAACTCCGTTAGCTTTTGGGCAACCAAATCTGTTCTTTCTTCAATTACCAGGTTTTTATCAAAGTCTTTTCGGTTATAAATGCGGTCTTCAATCTCGTTTCCGTAAATATCGGTTTTGCCTTTTTCAGGCCTCCAACCTTCAGCATCTACATTTAAGGTAACTCTAATTACTCTATAAGGTGCAAGAAATCCATCATCAATGCCCTGTCGTAACGAATATGTATAAATGGGTTCACCGAAATATTCGATATTTGAAACCTCATTTGTTTCTTTTGGAGTAGCTGTTAATCCAATGTGAGTGGCACTTTTAAAATAGGTTAAAATTTCATGCCAGGCACTGTCCTCTCTTGCGCTACCTCTATGGCATTCATCTACAACAATCAAGTCAAAAAAATCAGGCCTGAATTGTTTGTAAATATTTTTCTCTTCTTCATTGCCGGATAATCCTTGATAAAGCGCCAAATAAATCTCAAAGCTTTTATCTACCATGCGGTGTTTTACAACCGTCATTTTCTCCTTGAAATGTTTAAAATCCCCTCTGCGTGTCTGATCAATCAGGGCATTTCGGTCAGCTAAGAAAAGAATACGTTTTTTAGTTCCGCTTTTCCAAAGACGGTAAATGATTTGAAAAGCTGTATAAGTTTTACCTGTTCCTGTTGCCATCACAATCAGA
The genomic region above belongs to Sphingobacteriales bacterium and contains:
- a CDS encoding DEAD/DEAH box helicase family protein: MNKKTLSERDICTKFITPALEKAGWDKQLQILEEVSFTDGKIYVRGKLIARGSRKRADYILYYKPNIPIAIIEAKDNNHSVRSGIQQALEYAKILDIPCVFSSNGDGFLFHDRTATDENIETEITLDEFPTPEQLWQKYKKYKGIETPKAEIIAVQDYYFDGTNRKPRYYQQIAVNRTVEAIANGQNRILIVMATGTGKTYTAFQIIYRLWKSGTKKRILFLADRNALIDQTRRGDFKHFKEKMTVVKHRMVDKSFEIYLALYQGLSGNEEEKNIYKQFRPDFFDLIVVDECHRGSAREDSAWHEILTYFKSATHIGLTATPKETNEVSNIEYFGEPIYTYSLRQGIDDGFLAPYRVIRVTLNVDAEGWRPEKGKTDIYGNEIEDRIYNRKDFDKNLVIEERTDLVAQKLTEFLKGYDRFAKTIVFCVDIDHAERMRTAIARHNPDLVAGNYKYVMQITGDNDEGKRELDNFINPEEKYPVIATTSELMTTGVDAQTCKVIVLDSNIHSMTKFKQIIGRGTRINEEYDKLYFTILDFRNATDLFADPQFDGDPIRIKPATEETDLGSIVEEEEENTEPIIDIESGEEIDFNPPEIHYPEIEFPVKTANEPKEKVYVNGVDVSV